A window of Vigna unguiculata cultivar IT97K-499-35 chromosome 4, ASM411807v1, whole genome shotgun sequence contains these coding sequences:
- the LOC114182344 gene encoding uncharacterized protein LOC114182344, giving the protein MNPKILFVLALLLNLVINSFQNPNPKTPKSTLSRAHVELVSYGLPSGLLPATTVLGYAVNRTTGEFTVKLGGACKITLPPDNYVATYSNTISGKIVQGKIAELDGIRVRAFFKWWSITGIRSSGDDIVFEVGMVTAKYPSKNFDDSPACEGQHSSS; this is encoded by the coding sequence ATGAATCCCAAAATCCTATTCGTGCTCGCTCTTCTTCTTAATCTCGTGATCAATTCGttccaaaaccctaaccctaaaacCCCCAAATCAACTCTTTCGCGGGCTCACGTGGAGCTCGTCAGCTACGGATTACCCTCTGGTCTTCTTCCCGCCACAACCGTACTTGGATACGCCGTGAACCGCACCACCGGTGAGTTTACCGTCAAGCTCGGTGGCGCGTGCAAAATCACGCTCCCGCCGGACAACTACGTAGCCACCTACTCCAACACCATCTCCGGGAAAATCGTGCAGGGGAAAATCGCCGAACTTGACGGAATTAGGGTTCGCGCGTTCTTCAAGTGGTGGTCGATCACCGGAATCCGCTCCTCCGGCGACGACATCGTCTTCGAGGTCGGCATGGTCACGGCGAAGTATCCATCGAAGAATTTCGATGATAGCCCCGCTTGCGAGGGTCAACACTCTTCTTCATGA